A window of the Arachis duranensis cultivar V14167 chromosome 5, aradu.V14167.gnm2.J7QH, whole genome shotgun sequence genome harbors these coding sequences:
- the LOC107488999 gene encoding uncharacterized protein LOC107488999, which yields MAKNFDDMFNEAFYGKRRRQNNTLIDNWIDESLLKDSEEEDINRSSIPTPRRRINRDREAGHDHLFQDYFADELVYIADIFRWIFRMRRHMILQIVNALSNVYPYFQQRVDATGRRGLSPLQKCTVAIRMLAYGVVADAVDDYVRIGENTTIECLKKFVTGVILVFEEEYLRKSNPNDVRRLLQMAEGRGFPGMLGSIDCMYWQWKNCLKAWKGMYMSGYRRVATIVLEVVASSDPWIWHAFFGVSDSNNDINALDRSPVFDDILNDRAPEVNYTIVPRVT from the coding sequence ATGGCTAAAAATTTTGATGATATGTTTAATGAGGCTTTTTATGGCAAAAGAAGACGGCAAAATAACACACTCATAGATAACTGGATCGATGAGTCTTTACTCAAagattcagaagaagaagatatcaATAGAAGCTCTATCCCAACTCCTCGTAGACGGATCAACAGAGATCGAGAAGCAGGACATGATCACCTTTTTCAAGATTACTTTGCAGATGAACTGGTGTATATTGCTGACATTTTCCGATGGATATTTCGAATGAGAAGACATATGATCCTTCAGATAGTAAACGCTCTCTCAAACGTCTATCCGTATTTCCAACAGAGGGTTGatgcaactggaagaagaggcttGTCACCACTCCAAAAATGTACCGTTGCGATACGGATGTTAGCATATGGCGTAGTAGCTGATGCTGTTGATGATTATGTGCGCATAGGCGAGAACACTACAATTGAATGCttgaaaaaatttgttacaGGTGTCATTTTGGTGTTCGAGGAAGAATACTTGCGAAAATCAAATCCAAATGACGTACGACGCCTGCTACAAATGGCGGAGGGTCGTGGCTTTCCTGGCATGTTGGGTAGCATTGACTGCATGTATTGGCAATGGAAAAATTGTCTAAAGGCGTGGAAAGGTATGTACATGAGTGGTTATCGTCGGGTTGCAACCATAGTACTTGAGGTTGTAGCATCTTCAGACCCTTGGATATGGCATGCGTTCTTTGGGGTTTCTGATTCAAATAACGATATCAACGCGTTAGATCGTTCTCCAGTGTTCGATGATATTCTAAATGACCGTGCTCCGGAGGTAAATTATActattgttccgagggttacctga